The following proteins come from a genomic window of Geothrix edaphica:
- a CDS encoding 4Fe-4S dicluster domain-containing protein, with protein MQKSLHLDPNKCTGCLQCEMACAWENHRSFTIAKSRIKVFTFHKEGRFVPYTCTQCDEAWCMIACPVDAIRLDPVTGAKIVLEPTCVGCKVCTIACPFGTINYVASTGKVQKCDLCGGEPACAKACPTGAITYVDADWTGLGKMRQWAGKTDTNPATV; from the coding sequence ATGCAGAAGTCCCTCCACCTCGATCCCAACAAGTGCACGGGCTGCCTGCAATGCGAGATGGCCTGCGCCTGGGAGAACCACCGGAGCTTCACCATCGCCAAGTCGCGGATCAAGGTGTTCACGTTCCACAAGGAAGGCCGCTTCGTGCCCTACACCTGCACGCAGTGCGACGAGGCCTGGTGCATGATCGCCTGCCCGGTGGACGCCATCCGGCTGGATCCCGTCACCGGCGCGAAGATCGTGCTGGAGCCCACCTGCGTGGGTTGCAAGGTCTGCACGATCGCCTGTCCCTTCGGCACCATCAACTACGTGGCCTCCACGGGCAAGGTGCAGAAGTGCGACCTCTGCGGCGGCGAGCCGGCCTGCGCCAAGGCCTGCCCGACCGGCGCCATCACCTATGTGGATGCCGACTGGACGGGGCTCGGGAAGATGCGCCAGTGGGCCGGCAAGACCGACACCAACCCGGCGACGGTGTGA
- a CDS encoding alpha/beta hydrolase family protein — MRPPTWSSLGLPALLLAMAPALSGQAAPGEDRLKRVETRVNGLNWELDAVRKAADDQLWFQRLSDVAVVDKVTYTGPPNPKGEETYGIKNERHPLKIQQYVFVPRKAEKGRKLPLIVLPHGGVHGDFGTYHVHIVREMIERGYIVVAPDYRGSTGYGKGFYEAIDYGGLEIDDVVAGRDWAVEHLPVDPRRCAIVGWSHGGLIALMAVFDHPEKFAASYAGVPVSDLIMRLGYVGQDYVAEFSAKFHIGKEPKDAVAEYRRRSPVWNVQKLRTPLLIHTNTNDRDVNVVEVEQLINALKAAGKTFESKIYQDAPGGHSFNRIDTTVAQESRKEIYAFLEKHLK, encoded by the coding sequence ATGCGTCCACCGACCTGGTCTTCCCTCGGCCTTCCCGCCCTTCTCCTGGCGATGGCACCCGCGCTGTCCGGACAGGCCGCCCCTGGAGAGGATCGCCTCAAGCGCGTGGAGACCCGGGTGAACGGCCTCAACTGGGAGCTTGATGCCGTACGGAAGGCCGCAGACGACCAGCTCTGGTTCCAGCGGCTCTCGGACGTGGCCGTGGTGGACAAGGTGACCTACACCGGGCCCCCCAACCCCAAGGGAGAGGAGACCTACGGCATCAAGAACGAGCGGCACCCGCTGAAGATCCAGCAGTACGTCTTCGTGCCGCGCAAGGCCGAGAAGGGCCGCAAGCTGCCCCTCATCGTGCTGCCTCATGGCGGGGTCCACGGCGACTTCGGCACCTACCACGTCCACATCGTGCGGGAGATGATCGAGCGCGGCTACATCGTGGTCGCCCCGGACTACCGGGGCTCCACGGGCTACGGCAAGGGCTTCTACGAAGCCATCGACTACGGCGGCCTGGAGATCGACGACGTAGTCGCAGGCCGGGACTGGGCCGTGGAACACCTGCCTGTGGATCCCAGGCGTTGCGCGATCGTGGGCTGGAGCCACGGCGGCCTCATCGCCCTCATGGCCGTCTTCGACCACCCGGAGAAGTTCGCCGCCTCCTACGCCGGAGTGCCCGTCTCGGATCTCATCATGCGCCTGGGCTACGTCGGGCAGGACTACGTGGCCGAGTTCTCCGCCAAGTTCCACATCGGCAAGGAACCCAAGGACGCCGTGGCGGAATACCGACGTCGCAGCCCCGTGTGGAATGTCCAGAAGCTCCGCACCCCCCTGCTCATCCACACGAACACCAACGACCGGGACGTGAATGTGGTCGAGGTCGAGCAGCTCATCAACGCCCTCAAGGCCGCCGGCAAGACCTTTGAGAGCAAGATCTACCAGGACGCCCCCGGCGGCCACAGCTTCAACCGCATCGACACCACGGTGGCCCAGGAGTCCCGCAAGGAGATCTATGCGTTCCTGGAGAAGCACCTGAAGTAG
- the secD gene encoding protein translocase subunit SecD translates to MTKRSLWRLAIVLAVLFGCGYFFTPLSKVKLGLDLRGGVHFELEVQGQEALAADLRDSKDRLASRLKEKGLPGATVRVDGAALRVEGVGADQKATVEKVAKDFFPGYTSASEGDAFLLSQKDSYQKQLKDDANKRALEVIEKRIRDIDPANVLEPEITASGAEGNRIVVEIPGIEEGDRERIKTLLATPGHLEQRLVAKGPQVYFPSKEAALEFFKGQIPQEFELFPEIESERQARRTGQPTAKAKPGEEKISRWVLLESRVAVDGADIIDSHRASNSQTEANEVNFTLNKKGDDDFARLTGIASEESRYIAIVLDRKIITELTAKEKIIGGAVRISGSFSAQEADDLASQLRSGALRAPMKFLEERVVGPGLGRDSIHAGVRAAIIGFAAIIAFMVIFYHWSGANAIVALTVNVIVMMGLLGSFRATLTLPGIAGFVLTLGMAVDANILIFERIKEELGFGKSVPGAIDAGFDRVFWTIVDSHVTQLFAALLLFIFGTGPVKGFAVTLTVGVVASLFTSIYISRYIYDWVLEHHPGTKTLSVGTHTFFKGASYDFMKYKGTAIAISWGIILISLLYVRPWNLTHNNRIHLGMQFVGGNDMTVRFRGAMEPETIRAALARNGYTDASVVAYENADKSVRDFSVKVKAKKDADQKDSTIQANALRAIFKQMDPEGASNPLPALNLEGSKTLADTLVKTNPVGLGGDEAALAAAYAPLAEKVIAARDRLPSGLYQAFGELPQDLPQAVRDTVQKNYRLGSVGILKDESFSPSISGEWTRKTLTAVAWALGAILVYVMFRFTASYAVGGIVALVHDMLMALALFAAFGYEFNVPVVASFLTLMGYSMADTIVVFDRIRENSHRPEYRRATVTKLVNDSINQTLGRTILTSLSVLFVSVCLWLFGGPALHDLAFPLVIGVITGTYSSIYIASPVVVYWDQWFGGKDKLKQHA, encoded by the coding sequence GTGACCAAACGGAGCCTCTGGCGCCTCGCCATCGTCCTCGCCGTGCTGTTCGGCTGCGGATATTTCTTCACGCCCCTGTCCAAGGTGAAACTGGGCCTCGACCTCCGGGGCGGCGTCCACTTCGAGCTGGAGGTCCAGGGCCAGGAGGCCCTCGCGGCCGACCTGCGCGACAGCAAGGACCGCCTCGCGTCCCGCCTCAAGGAGAAGGGTCTGCCGGGCGCCACGGTGCGCGTGGATGGCGCCGCCCTCCGCGTGGAGGGCGTGGGCGCCGATCAGAAGGCCACCGTGGAGAAGGTCGCCAAGGACTTCTTCCCCGGCTACACGTCCGCCTCCGAGGGGGATGCGTTCCTCCTCTCGCAGAAGGACTCCTACCAGAAGCAGCTCAAGGACGACGCCAACAAGCGGGCCCTCGAGGTCATCGAGAAGCGCATCCGCGACATCGACCCCGCCAACGTGCTGGAGCCTGAGATCACCGCCAGCGGCGCCGAAGGCAACCGCATCGTGGTGGAGATCCCCGGCATCGAGGAAGGCGATCGCGAGCGCATCAAGACCCTGCTGGCCACGCCCGGCCACCTGGAGCAGCGCCTGGTGGCCAAGGGTCCCCAGGTCTACTTCCCCTCCAAGGAGGCGGCCCTGGAGTTCTTCAAGGGGCAGATCCCGCAGGAATTCGAGCTGTTCCCCGAGATCGAGAGCGAGCGCCAGGCCCGTCGCACGGGCCAGCCCACGGCGAAGGCCAAGCCCGGCGAGGAGAAGATCAGCCGCTGGGTGCTGCTGGAAAGCCGCGTGGCCGTGGACGGCGCCGACATCATCGATTCGCACCGGGCCTCCAACTCGCAGACCGAGGCGAACGAAGTCAACTTCACCCTCAACAAGAAGGGGGATGACGACTTCGCCCGCCTCACGGGCATCGCCTCCGAGGAGAGCCGCTACATCGCCATCGTGCTCGACCGCAAGATCATCACGGAGCTGACCGCCAAGGAGAAGATCATCGGTGGTGCCGTGCGCATCAGCGGCAGCTTCAGCGCCCAGGAGGCCGACGACCTCGCCAGCCAGCTCCGCAGCGGCGCCCTGCGCGCGCCCATGAAGTTCCTGGAAGAGCGCGTCGTGGGCCCCGGCCTGGGCCGCGACTCCATCCACGCCGGCGTGCGCGCGGCCATCATCGGCTTCGCCGCGATCATCGCCTTCATGGTGATCTTCTACCACTGGTCCGGCGCCAACGCGATCGTGGCTCTGACGGTGAACGTGATCGTGATGATGGGCCTGCTGGGCTCCTTCCGGGCCACGCTCACCCTGCCGGGCATCGCGGGCTTCGTGCTCACCCTGGGCATGGCCGTGGACGCCAACATCCTCATCTTCGAGCGCATCAAGGAGGAACTGGGCTTCGGCAAGAGCGTGCCCGGCGCCATCGACGCGGGCTTCGACCGCGTGTTCTGGACCATCGTGGACAGCCACGTGACCCAGCTCTTCGCTGCCCTGCTGCTCTTCATCTTCGGCACGGGCCCCGTGAAGGGCTTCGCCGTGACCCTCACCGTGGGCGTCGTGGCCTCGCTGTTCACCAGCATCTACATCAGCCGCTACATCTATGACTGGGTGCTCGAGCACCACCCCGGTACCAAGACGCTCTCCGTGGGCACTCACACCTTCTTCAAGGGCGCGTCCTACGACTTCATGAAGTACAAGGGCACGGCCATCGCCATCAGCTGGGGCATCATCCTGATCTCCCTCCTCTATGTGCGGCCCTGGAACCTCACCCACAACAACCGCATCCACCTCGGCATGCAGTTCGTGGGCGGCAACGACATGACGGTGCGGTTCCGCGGCGCCATGGAGCCCGAAACCATCCGGGCCGCGCTGGCCAGGAACGGCTACACGGATGCCTCGGTCGTGGCCTACGAGAATGCCGACAAGTCGGTCCGCGACTTCTCCGTGAAGGTGAAGGCCAAGAAGGACGCTGATCAGAAGGACAGCACCATCCAGGCCAATGCCCTCCGGGCGATCTTCAAGCAGATGGACCCTGAAGGCGCGAGCAACCCGCTCCCGGCCCTCAACCTCGAAGGCTCCAAGACCCTGGCCGACACCCTGGTGAAGACCAACCCCGTCGGACTGGGCGGGGATGAGGCCGCCCTCGCCGCCGCCTATGCGCCTCTGGCGGAGAAGGTCATCGCCGCCCGGGACCGGCTCCCCTCCGGCCTCTACCAGGCCTTCGGCGAGCTTCCGCAGGACCTGCCCCAGGCGGTGCGGGACACGGTCCAGAAGAACTACCGTCTGGGCTCCGTGGGCATCCTCAAGGACGAGAGCTTCTCGCCCAGCATCTCCGGCGAGTGGACCCGCAAGACCCTCACGGCCGTGGCCTGGGCCCTGGGCGCCATCCTGGTCTACGTGATGTTCCGGTTCACGGCCAGCTACGCCGTGGGCGGCATCGTGGCGCTGGTCCACGACATGCTCATGGCCCTGGCGCTCTTCGCGGCCTTCGGCTACGAGTTCAACGTCCCCGTGGTGGCCAGCTTCCTCACCCTCATGGGCTACTCCATGGCCGACACCATCGTGGTGTTCGATCGAATCCGGGAGAACAGCCATCGACCGGAATACCGCCGGGCGACGGTGACCAAGCTGGTGAACGACTCCATCAACCAGACCCTGGGCCGGACGATCCTCACCTCCCTGTCCGTGCTCTTCGTGAGCGTCTGCCTCTGGCTCTTCGGCGGCCCGGCGCTCCACGACCTGGCCTTCCCGCTGGTCATTGGCGTCATCACCGGCACCTACTCGTCCATCTACATCGCCAGCCCCGTGGTGGTGTACTGGGACCAGTGGTTCGGCGGGAAAGATAAACTCAAACAGCACGCTTGA
- a CDS encoding MoaD/ThiS family protein has translation MKITLKLFASLAAHLPPEARSRHRVELELAPGATVADVIRHQGIPPGQCAIVLVDGAWVAPPERSARMLAEGEVLAIWPPVAGG, from the coding sequence ATGAAGATCACCCTCAAGCTGTTCGCCTCCCTAGCGGCCCACCTGCCGCCGGAGGCCCGGTCCCGCCATCGGGTCGAGCTGGAGCTGGCGCCGGGCGCCACCGTGGCCGACGTGATCCGCCATCAGGGCATTCCCCCGGGCCAGTGTGCCATCGTGCTGGTGGATGGGGCCTGGGTGGCTCCGCCGGAGCGTTCGGCGCGGATGCTGGCCGAGGGCGAGGTCCTGGCCATCTGGCCGCCCGTGGCCGGCGGCTGA
- a CDS encoding aldehyde ferredoxin oxidoreductase family protein: MAWTKNVLRVNLEAGTCTTEPLNMQWAQDYLGQRGLATKYLVSEIDPKVDPFSPKNKLIFVTGPLTGTMAATGGRYSVVTKGPLTGAIACSNSGGYFGAELKFAGWDMVIFEGASPKPVYLLINDGRAELVDASHLWGKTVWETEEIIKTQHQDPQIRVASIGRAGENRVLYAAIVNDLHRAAGRSGVGAVMGSKNLKAVAVRGTRTDAYHLADPEAFFAATEAGKKVLAANGVTGQGLPTYGTQVLMNVINELGALPTRNHRDVQFEGAHDISGEAMHEKRPTDGKANLVTNGACFGCTIACGRISRMDPGHFSVKDKPQYHGASGGVEYEAAWALGAANGVNDLEALTYANFLCNEDGFDPITFGATVGAAMELYEMGVLTEQEVGFKLPFGSTEALVKLAELTARGEGFGKVMGLGSKRLCTKYGHPELSMTVKSQEFPAYDGRALQGMGLAYATNNRGACHLRGYMVSPEVLGIPVKMEPQATEGKPAMLKAFQDLTAVVDSAGICLFTTFAWGLQDIQPQIQTACEGDWSEERLLLVGERIWNLEREFNLAAGFTAKDDNLPPRLMKEPAKTGPQKGAVSKLDIMLPEYYQLRGWTPEGVPTAETRSRLGV; this comes from the coding sequence ATGGCATGGACCAAGAACGTTCTCCGCGTGAACCTCGAGGCCGGCACCTGCACGACCGAGCCGCTGAATATGCAGTGGGCGCAGGATTACCTGGGCCAGCGGGGCCTCGCCACCAAGTACCTCGTGTCCGAGATTGATCCGAAGGTCGATCCCTTCTCCCCAAAGAACAAGCTCATCTTCGTGACGGGCCCGCTCACGGGCACCATGGCCGCCACCGGCGGACGGTACTCCGTGGTGACCAAGGGGCCGCTCACGGGCGCCATCGCCTGCTCCAACTCCGGCGGCTACTTCGGCGCCGAGCTGAAGTTCGCGGGCTGGGACATGGTGATCTTCGAGGGGGCTTCGCCGAAGCCCGTCTACCTCCTCATCAACGACGGCAGGGCCGAGCTGGTGGACGCCTCCCACCTCTGGGGCAAGACCGTCTGGGAGACCGAGGAGATCATCAAGACCCAGCACCAGGATCCCCAGATCCGCGTGGCCTCCATCGGCCGGGCGGGCGAGAACCGGGTGCTCTACGCGGCCATCGTGAACGACCTGCACCGGGCCGCGGGCCGGTCCGGCGTGGGCGCCGTCATGGGCTCCAAGAACCTCAAGGCCGTGGCGGTGCGCGGCACGCGGACCGATGCCTACCACCTGGCCGATCCCGAGGCCTTCTTCGCCGCCACCGAGGCGGGCAAGAAGGTGCTGGCGGCCAACGGCGTGACGGGGCAAGGGCTCCCGACCTACGGCACCCAGGTGCTCATGAATGTCATCAATGAGCTGGGGGCGCTGCCCACGCGGAACCACCGGGACGTGCAGTTCGAGGGCGCCCACGACATCTCCGGCGAGGCCATGCACGAGAAGCGGCCCACGGACGGCAAAGCCAATCTCGTCACCAACGGCGCCTGCTTCGGCTGCACCATCGCCTGCGGCCGCATCTCCCGCATGGACCCCGGGCACTTCAGCGTGAAGGACAAGCCCCAGTACCACGGTGCCTCCGGCGGCGTGGAGTACGAGGCGGCCTGGGCCCTGGGCGCCGCCAATGGCGTGAACGATCTCGAAGCCCTCACCTACGCCAACTTCCTCTGCAACGAGGACGGCTTCGATCCCATCACCTTCGGGGCCACCGTGGGCGCGGCCATGGAGCTCTACGAGATGGGCGTCCTCACGGAGCAGGAGGTCGGCTTCAAGCTGCCCTTCGGCTCCACAGAGGCCCTGGTCAAGCTGGCGGAGCTGACGGCCAGGGGCGAGGGCTTCGGCAAGGTCATGGGCCTGGGCTCCAAGCGGCTCTGCACGAAGTACGGCCACCCCGAGCTGTCCATGACCGTCAAGAGCCAGGAGTTCCCGGCCTACGACGGTCGCGCCCTCCAGGGCATGGGCCTGGCCTACGCCACCAACAACCGCGGCGCCTGCCACCTGCGCGGCTACATGGTGTCGCCGGAAGTCCTGGGCATCCCCGTGAAGATGGAGCCCCAGGCCACCGAAGGGAAGCCCGCCATGCTGAAGGCCTTCCAGGACCTCACCGCCGTGGTGGATTCCGCCGGCATCTGCCTCTTCACCACCTTCGCCTGGGGCCTCCAGGACATCCAGCCGCAGATCCAGACCGCCTGCGAGGGCGACTGGTCTGAGGAGCGGCTGCTGCTGGTGGGCGAGCGCATCTGGAACCTGGAGCGCGAGTTCAACCTTGCCGCCGGGTTCACGGCCAAGGACGACAACCTCCCGCCGCGGCTGATGAAGGAACCCGCCAAGACGGGCCCGCAGAAGGGGGCCGTGTCCAAGCTCGACATCATGCTGCCCGAGTACTACCAGCTACGCGGCTGGACGCCGGAAGGCGTTCCCACCGCCGAGACGCGTTCGCGTCTCGGCGTGTGA
- a CDS encoding NAD(P)/FAD-dependent oxidoreductase — translation MKHLIIGSGPAGVIAAETLRKAAPAAEITLLCGEGGPPYARMAIPYLLKGEIAEAGTHIRKDADHYDRLRIQLVQARARAIDTAGRTVDLGGGRSLPFDRLLIATGSHPSLEKIPGIDLPGVHSCWTLEDARTILDMARPGTRIVQMGAGFVGCIIMEGLLSRGVDLTILVRSGYMVRRMMNPTASGMIRKWCEAKGVKILTRTQPLGITAEGGALRVDLGGGRGLPADLYLSAVGVDPNLDFLAGSGIDVGRGILVDPTMQTSVAGIYAAGDVAEATDCLTGRRQLNAIQPNAVEQGRIAALNMAGQPAQFRGSFVFNVLTTLGLVSSSFGEWQGVPEGESTEVLDEARYRYLNLQFEGDRLVGANCVGFADHVGAFRGLIEGRVRLGKWKQRLLEDPTRIMEAYLAAAHRVA, via the coding sequence ATGAAACACCTGATCATCGGAAGCGGTCCCGCCGGCGTCATCGCCGCGGAGACCCTGCGCAAGGCCGCCCCCGCCGCGGAGATCACCCTGCTCTGCGGCGAGGGCGGGCCGCCCTACGCCCGCATGGCGATTCCCTATCTTCTGAAGGGGGAGATCGCGGAGGCGGGCACCCACATCCGGAAGGATGCCGACCACTATGACCGCCTGCGCATCCAGCTGGTGCAGGCCCGCGCCCGGGCCATCGACACCGCCGGCCGCACCGTGGACCTTGGCGGCGGGCGCAGCCTGCCCTTCGACCGGCTGCTCATCGCCACGGGCTCCCACCCCAGCCTGGAGAAGATCCCCGGCATCGACCTACCGGGTGTCCACAGCTGCTGGACCCTCGAGGACGCCCGGACCATCCTCGACATGGCCCGGCCCGGCACCCGCATCGTCCAGATGGGCGCTGGCTTCGTGGGCTGCATCATCATGGAGGGGCTGCTGTCGCGCGGCGTGGACCTCACCATCCTCGTCCGCAGCGGCTACATGGTGCGCCGCATGATGAACCCCACCGCCAGCGGCATGATCCGCAAGTGGTGCGAGGCCAAGGGCGTGAAGATCCTCACCCGCACCCAGCCCCTCGGCATCACGGCCGAGGGTGGCGCCCTCCGGGTGGACCTGGGCGGGGGACGGGGCCTTCCCGCGGATCTCTACCTCAGCGCGGTGGGCGTGGATCCCAACCTCGACTTCCTGGCAGGCAGCGGCATCGACGTGGGCCGCGGGATCCTGGTGGATCCCACCATGCAGACCAGCGTCGCCGGAATCTATGCCGCCGGGGACGTAGCCGAGGCCACGGACTGCCTCACGGGTCGGCGGCAGCTCAACGCCATCCAGCCCAACGCCGTGGAGCAGGGCCGCATCGCGGCGCTGAACATGGCGGGACAACCCGCCCAGTTCCGGGGCAGCTTCGTCTTCAATGTGCTCACCACGCTCGGGCTGGTCTCCTCCTCCTTCGGGGAGTGGCAGGGCGTGCCGGAGGGCGAGTCCACCGAAGTCCTCGACGAGGCCCGCTACCGCTACCTGAACCTCCAGTTCGAGGGCGATCGCCTGGTGGGCGCCAACTGCGTGGGCTTCGCCGACCACGTGGGCGCCTTCCGGGGCCTCATCGAGGGCCGGGTGCGGCTGGGCAAGTGGAAGCAGCGCCTCCTGGAGGACCCCACCCGGATCATGGAGGCCTACCTCGCAGCGGCGCACCGGGTGGCATGA
- a CDS encoding MFS transporter has translation MPTQRPAGILRSFPPVFWLANVMELFERAAYYGLNSVLAVYLTNEVVKGGLGFTEQSVGFLQSLIYAFTYVIPIAGGALADRYGYRRMLLFAFSILTAGYFIAGNVTSYGAVFAGLLVMATGAGLFKPIISGTLARTTTEENSGFGFGIYYWMINIGAFLAPLVVSVLKGFSWRYVFIASALYCAAMLVPTVFLFKDPPKPANTKSLREVAHGAAMVLGDARFMLMIVVYSGFWILYFQNFGSVLWYLRDFVDATPVNRFFASFGVPLKFDAEHVTVVNGGTIILLQVLVSRIVKKIRPLPTMVSGIVIGTIGFLCLAASTNVWVFILGISVFSIGEMTAHPKYYSYVGLVAPADKKAVYMGYAFLYGVIGSLIGSSLGGMLYGSMLKPLVGQAGGPAAARTFWLLFVALNIVAAVGLILYDRTFAEDTPQTNEKARKIMLGIYGLLLAGGVLFVWSAVSGDAVSYKTLVQAVIMLALGAGGMVVSLRKG, from the coding sequence ATGCCCACTCAACGCCCTGCCGGAATCCTGCGCTCCTTCCCGCCTGTCTTCTGGCTGGCGAATGTCATGGAGCTCTTCGAGCGGGCGGCCTACTACGGCCTCAACTCGGTGCTCGCGGTCTATCTCACGAACGAGGTCGTGAAGGGCGGCCTGGGCTTCACGGAACAGTCCGTGGGCTTCCTCCAGAGCCTGATCTACGCGTTCACCTACGTCATCCCCATCGCGGGTGGGGCCCTCGCGGACCGCTACGGCTACCGCCGCATGCTCCTCTTCGCCTTCTCGATCCTCACCGCGGGCTACTTCATCGCGGGGAATGTCACTTCCTACGGGGCCGTGTTCGCGGGGCTGCTCGTGATGGCGACGGGCGCGGGCCTGTTCAAGCCCATCATCTCCGGCACCCTGGCCCGCACCACCACGGAGGAGAACTCCGGGTTCGGCTTCGGCATCTACTACTGGATGATCAACATCGGGGCCTTCCTGGCGCCCCTCGTGGTGAGCGTGCTGAAGGGCTTCTCCTGGCGCTACGTGTTCATCGCCTCGGCCCTCTACTGCGCCGCCATGCTGGTGCCCACGGTCTTCCTCTTCAAGGACCCGCCGAAGCCCGCGAACACCAAGAGCCTGCGCGAGGTGGCCCACGGCGCGGCCATGGTGCTGGGCGACGCCCGCTTCATGCTGATGATCGTGGTCTACTCCGGCTTCTGGATCCTCTACTTCCAGAACTTCGGATCCGTGCTCTGGTACCTCCGGGACTTCGTGGACGCCACGCCCGTGAACCGGTTCTTCGCGTCCTTCGGCGTGCCCCTCAAGTTCGACGCCGAGCACGTCACTGTGGTCAACGGCGGAACGATCATCCTGCTGCAGGTGCTCGTGAGCCGCATCGTGAAGAAGATCCGACCCCTGCCGACCATGGTGTCCGGCATCGTCATCGGCACCATCGGTTTCCTCTGCCTGGCGGCCTCCACCAACGTGTGGGTGTTCATCCTGGGCATCTCGGTCTTCTCCATCGGCGAGATGACGGCCCACCCGAAGTACTACAGCTACGTGGGCCTGGTGGCCCCAGCGGACAAGAAGGCCGTCTACATGGGCTACGCCTTCCTCTACGGCGTCATCGGCAGCCTCATCGGCTCCAGCCTGGGGGGCATGCTCTACGGCTCCATGTTGAAGCCCCTGGTGGGTCAGGCCGGCGGACCCGCAGCCGCCCGGACCTTCTGGCTCCTCTTCGTGGCCCTGAACATCGTGGCGGCCGTCGGCCTCATCCTCTACGACCGGACCTTCGCCGAGGACACGCCGCAGACCAACGAGAAGGCCCGGAAGATCATGCTGGGGATCTACGGACTGCTCCTGGCCGGGGGCGTGCTGTTCGTCTGGTCGGCGGTCTCCGGGGACGCCGTGTCCTACAAGACCCTGGTCCAGGCCGTGATCATGCTGGCCCTGGGAGCGGGCGGTATGGTCGTCAGCCTTCGCAAGGGCTGA
- a CDS encoding PilZ domain-containing protein — translation MGHSPLSAPVLEQFLIQARLTGAVASLRLQTASSRLLGDLRIHAFRPGSTLELSGLHARDAVPAEGTPVTLTVLLGEEVLTLESLLLPPLLDDKGDTLLRLDWPHESAQLHRRRDMRVAAPDQSPLKVRVGLGGRILDALLVNLTETGVGLALEEALIVDLHAPVEIDAKLPDGSVLHCPGEVRHLAYLEGQEYPTRLGVVLLPSPGMDFEPIRRFIQARRTDRSQGFRQS, via the coding sequence ATGGGACATTCACCCCTGTCCGCCCCCGTCCTGGAGCAGTTCCTCATCCAGGCCCGCCTGACCGGGGCCGTCGCGAGCCTCCGGCTCCAGACCGCCAGCTCCCGCCTCCTGGGTGATCTCCGCATCCACGCCTTCCGCCCCGGCTCGACCCTCGAGCTGTCCGGTCTCCATGCCCGGGACGCCGTGCCCGCCGAAGGCACGCCCGTGACCCTCACCGTGCTCCTGGGCGAGGAGGTGCTCACCCTGGAGTCCCTCCTCCTCCCGCCCCTGCTCGACGACAAAGGCGACACCCTCCTGCGCCTGGACTGGCCCCACGAGTCCGCCCAGCTCCACCGCCGCCGGGACATGCGCGTGGCCGCTCCGGATCAATCCCCCCTGAAGGTGCGCGTGGGCCTGGGCGGCCGGATCCTCGACGCCCTGCTGGTGAACCTCACGGAAACCGGCGTGGGCCTGGCCCTGGAGGAGGCCCTGATCGTGGACCTCCACGCCCCGGTGGAGATCGACGCGAAGCTGCCGGACGGTTCGGTCCTCCACTGTCCCGGCGAGGTCCGGCATCTGGCCTACCTCGAAGGCCAGGAGTATCCCACCCGACTGGGCGTGGTCCTGCTGCCCAGCCCGGGCATGGACTTCGAGCCCATCCGCCGCTTCATCCAGGCGCGGCGGACGGACCGGTCCCAGGGGTTCCGGCAAAGCTGA
- a CDS encoding polysaccharide deacetylase family protein — MKAISLRVDVDTLEGSVTGIPTLLRLLDKHQMRASFYFSFGPDNSGKAIRRIFRKGFLAKMRRTNATKLYGFKTMMYGVLIPAPIIWKRAAAEMRAAKAAGHEVGIHAWDHVQYHDLLDRKSRQWLSDWYSNAHEAFGTIFGEKPLGAVSPAWRCNDTTLELQEAYGLAYAGDCRGLAPFYPIVKGRTLSTLQIPTTLPTLDELLGLDGRTPDQVNREVWDLVREDALNVYALHTEVEGGALFETFDAFLGGLRERSVQARTHADWLPELKAANPPAKAVSRREIPGRAGWVSWEGD, encoded by the coding sequence ATGAAAGCCATTTCCCTCCGCGTGGACGTCGACACCCTGGAAGGCTCGGTCACGGGCATCCCCACCCTGCTGCGCCTGCTGGACAAGCACCAGATGCGGGCCAGCTTCTACTTCAGCTTCGGGCCCGACAACAGCGGCAAGGCCATCCGGCGCATCTTCCGCAAGGGTTTCCTGGCCAAGATGCGGCGCACCAACGCCACCAAGCTCTACGGGTTCAAGACCATGATGTACGGCGTGCTCATCCCCGCACCCATCATCTGGAAACGGGCCGCCGCCGAGATGCGGGCCGCGAAGGCCGCGGGCCACGAGGTGGGCATCCATGCCTGGGACCACGTGCAGTACCACGACCTGCTGGACCGCAAGTCGCGCCAGTGGCTGTCGGACTGGTACTCGAACGCCCACGAGGCCTTCGGCACCATCTTCGGCGAAAAGCCCCTGGGCGCCGTGAGCCCCGCCTGGCGCTGCAACGACACCACCCTGGAGTTGCAGGAGGCCTATGGCCTGGCCTACGCCGGCGACTGCCGGGGGCTCGCGCCCTTCTACCCCATCGTGAAGGGACGCACGCTCAGCACCCTCCAGATCCCCACCACCCTGCCCACCCTGGATGAGCTGCTGGGCCTGGACGGCCGCACGCCGGACCAGGTGAACCGGGAGGTCTGGGACCTGGTGCGGGAGGATGCCTTGAACGTCTACGCCCTGCACACCGAGGTCGAGGGCGGGGCTCTGTTCGAGACCTTTGACGCCTTCCTGGGCGGCCTGCGCGAGCGCAGCGTCCAGGCCCGCACCCACGCGGACTGGCTGCCGGAGCTGAAGGCCGCCAACCCGCCGGCCAAGGCGGTCTCCCGTCGGGAGATCCCTGGCCGGGCGGGCTGGGTGAGCTGGGAAGGTGACTAG